attgaAGAATTTCAAACATCGGCATAAATATGAAACTTATACCTCCACTatctcgtgtcaacgatctcagaactgaagtcggtttgATGATTGGATAAACCAATAAATCAAAAAGTCAAACCAAAAATCAAAACTCTGATTTCTCTGTGCTatctcactacaagaaattccaCATTCAACAACACCCAAAaggacaacggttttatcagaaaccgttgtctttttcttttttacaacggttttaacgaaaatcgttgtctttgtgAATTTTTTCCTTGTCAAAgacatcatttttttaaaaaccgttgtcttttatggGTCAACAACAACGGTTTCagcaaaccgttgtctatgggcGTGCATTTTGGTTGCTAAGACAACGGTTGTGCTGGTTTTTTATTTAGCtaagacaacagtttttgttaaaatcgttgtcttttatgggttacgacaacggtttttataccATTGTCTATGAACGGGTTTTTCTaatagctacgacaacggttattAATATCGTTATCTATGAGTGCGTTTTTATGTAgctaagacaacggtttttaaaaccgttgtctattaatAAAACCGTTTTATGTCTCTGTTCGTTCAACAacgcacctacgacaacggttttaataaaaatatcgttaaatttagcgacggtttaagcaaaaccgtcACTAAATTTAACTacggttttattaaaaccgtcgcactTTTTAAATTAACGACGGATTTTGGTAAAACAGTAGCTATTAGAGATGGTTTTATCATAACcatcgccaatagcgacggtttaataaacaaTCGTCGCTAATAGCAACGGTTTAGgattaactgtcgctaataatGATGGTTTTACCATACTCCGTCGcaatttgtctataaatatctgcATTTTCGGTCCATTTTTCTCCACACCTCTtcacaacatttaaaatttttctctcttatacgATTTTCGTAGTTTTTTCGcttcaattttttgtaaaattttaagtgtatttaagatcatgaatattgttaacATTGTCatgttgtaatttttttatatttattaaattgtagaagtaattttttttattctgctgaaaatattagcgacagaTTAAGTTtgtataccgtcgctaaattagcaaCGGATGTTAAAACAATCGCTAATTTTAGATActcgtagcgacggttttcgaaaatccgtcgcaaataaaacataagacaacagtgaaaaactgttgtcttcgAGCGCACTATTTAACCAcgggacctttaacaacggttttacaagacCTACGACAAtagtttttcaccgttgtctttaaacgtctacgacaacggtttttcaccgttgtctttgaacacaccctttaaccacatggcctttaacaacggttttacaagacctgcgacaacggtttttcaccgttgtctttagccttttttttgtagtgtctCTTCTCTGTTGAAAAATGAATATGTCGATTTAATGGAATGCCtcctttttaaaaacaattatatatattaataaaatatactaatataatatataatatttaaattttcaacattGATATATCCATTCAGGTCACTAAaacaatcaaaattttcaaaattcaaaacatgaaacttccatatttttgagttttctacgtcatctccaaattttaaatcattctTTTGAtatagttaattatttaataatttcacGTTACtaaataaacaaattattatatttacttCAGACATTATACTCTGGGTTATGAAGTACAATGGCAAGTAATCCATATACTAATAGGATCAGATATATActcttgtaatttttttttaaaaaaaaactcaggCCTCGTTTCAATCTTTTCACAAAAATCACATCATCTCATACATAGGATCACATGTTTTTTTACTACGAGCTGAAATCTATAGTTCTACAACTGACCCGCCTATGCTAATCTATCACAATGTGATACCAAAATTATTTAATCCGAGGATGATTTagcatattttaattttttttaaaaaaaattatataaaatttgaacttttttttGACAATGTGATACCAAAATTATTTAATCCAAGGATGATTTAGCATATTTTcgtggtgttttttttttaatataaaaagagttatgtaaaatttgaacaatttttcACATAATTAATCTCTTATGATCAAGTGTCATCGGTCCTGTCTCCCTCATGCAAACGAggacaaaaatattaaataaagctGTAAGATATTGCTGAACATGAGGCAAAAAAATGATGGAAAATGGAATAATCTAGCGTTTGGcatgacaaaaaaaattcaaaatttgtcAGTTGGGgaccttttttttgttttttctctctttttctttttatatttttcagtaCTAGTGCATCTATTATAACCAGTCTATCTCCTTATGGTCGATATTCAACCACAACCCTTTTCTTGTTCCTGCTTTCTTTGTTGCTTCATCTCCTTTTAAACTTCCATTCATCAAACATAATATATTCCTATACAAATTAATAAGGCAAGATTATGGCAAATATTGCAAAACATCACTTCTAtatcttgctcttcctcctctTGTTTTGTGCTGCAATATTATTGCTTCTGCCCCTACATGGTTATTATATTTTTGCAACATTTTCTCTTTTTATTCTTTAATCGTATCAAATTATTGCTTTGAATTAATCTATGTTTAGTTTTACAATTAGTACGTAGCCAAAATGGTTGAATGTAATGATATGattcataacataatgcagGTGTGAGTAATgcttattataattatatctcAAAATCAGCAAACGAAGGAGGACTGTATCTCAAGGTTAGGCAAAGAAAATCGCAATTTCGTCTAAACATTCTTTAAAAAAAGTTGTTCGATTCTCATGTTGATACTCTATGCAGGAGGGCAATCCAAGAAGATATTTGATTGGATCGGTAGCTCCAACCTGCACCTACAATGAATGCAGAGGATGCAAGTATAAGTGCAGAGCTGAGCAAGTTCCGGTTGAAGGTAACGATCCGATAAACAGCGCATACCACTATAAATGTGTTTGTCACAGATGATTGATACATTATTCATTTTGTGTTTCAAATATTATTGGATTTCAGTTCTCGATTTTGGTTTATTTTGTAGAGATATGCTGGAGAATTAATAGTCTTGAGTTTTTCTATACTATATAACGACAGTTGCATCAATTTTGTCCAAAGAGCTGTCTTTTGCTATTTGTATTCATGGTGTGTGCTTGTATTGCTCCAAGTTTTGTGATGGGATATTGTCGAAATTTTTTGTATGGTGcacatattaattaattcaagataatgaaataatgttttatagtaGTTTCAAGATTCTCCCTGACTTGATATANTCAAAGGTGGTTGGTTTCATTATGTATACTTCATGAAAAACTTGGTGCtacatttttcaacaaaatatttaatttgtcaCATGACTCATTGATATGATTGACAATATGTTCGTTACTCATCTTGAATTTATACTAGCTTGCACATTTGGTCAAAgtatgcaataaataaataaatatatatatatcataaatttcaGAGCCGGAGAATTTGCTGTTTGAGGGTGAAATGGGAAGGCGTAATGCTCGAAAGATCTAAATAAATGCAAGAATGAGAGCAATACCCTTTacgaataaaataaaaatcacattGTATTTTATACATGCATGCTtagatattaaataaatttcatacAAAAAGCGAGACATTTGAGTGTGTACGTAGACCTAATTTCACATGTGGTTTAGCCCCCAAGGAAAACGAGACAGCGCAAGTGGCACATGGCAGCGGTCCCAATGAGGTGCACGCCTACAATGGATCACATGtgaattttttgtttgaatCCATGTATTTTGCACTAAAAGGCAGAAATCACTTCATCGGGATACAAGATATCAGTAAGCGTGGAGGTCCCATTTTCAAAGTACCACAAGTAAGAAGCATCCActtgatatattttaaacatataaaaccTGTACTCATAATTCATACATGTATGATTCCAGGGACTCACAGTTAATAAATGGTTTACATTATGTTGACAAAAAATTCTACTCATAAAAAGAATTTCAGAAAACTTTTACTTGCTACCTTAATTCAAGAATTGGTCAGCTTGTTTTTCGTAGATCGGATCCtgtccttttttttaaaaaaaataagaatcgACTAAATTAGATGCCAATATGCGAGGAAACATGCTAGGATCACAGTTTTAGCAGCTTGAACATTTGCGTCCATCAAAAAGTTGACCAAATGGACATCTCGCAACTTTGTAATCAAACATCGAAGAGTTTTGTATGTTATATGACAATACCAAGTACATGTTTCATATAATAATACAGGTGTGCGCAGATGAGATGAATATATATACGATCCTTCTTATATGCATTAGTAGTTAATACTGTTCTGAGTGGATGAAAGGTACGAATGATCCTACTATCGAGTGCAAGCAGGGTAATGAGCCAGACCTCTCGCCACAACTGATTCTTCTGGAAACCACAGTGAAGAAGTTTAGCAGTTTAAGACGTAGTCATTTCCTAATGCTATGAGGATGAACGCGGTGGCGATGGTGAAGATGACACAACTGCATGATAAGATGAAGAAGCAAGTTGAACAAGTGCCGGAATAGATCCACCTGCGTAAAATAATGACCACAAGCATCAGAATTCTGAAGTCAGACAACTACACGAGTCTTCAAAATATGGCAATTGAAAAGGAGAAAAGTAAACAGCATCGTCCTTTCAAAAGTAACCCAACATCCCTGCATTCTTCACTATTTCTCTTCCTGCTTGGAGAACggaaatgcaatgcaagaacaAACTGATGGAAGCCATTCAACAGGCTCACAGGAATAACCCTGACTATCATTTACTTAGAAACgataaacaaaaattaaaaccatCTGTTGAAAATGTGCTTAAGAGCATCTTTTACATGTCAGTTTCCATTCTAAAATTAAAACCAAAATCAAGAACTTATGGCTTATTTCTTGTACAAAAAATAAGTAGCCGGCACCAAAAGAACAcaataatttgtgaaaaaatgTTACACTTTTAgccattttttattaattatatatgccATTATGTTATATCTCCACCACCTTTAACAAAATCAGCTCAAAACAAAACCACACCAGAACCATCAGAACCAAGGATCGAAACCTTCTAACCATTAGCAGGACAAAAACTGTTTACGGAAGTTTGGTTTCGGCATTCCGAAACATGGTCCTCCAGCCATCATCCAATCTCTACTCTGTCAGGACAATGCGGGTGTGTTGTCCTTAGCTATTGTGCAAACTACACAACTTCTCGAATTATAGCCAAATGAAAATCTAGTTCAACACTCCATCAATAGCATCCAACTATCAACaggaacattttttttattcagaaCAGTCACCAGTAGTGTTGCATCAAAACCCCCGACCTCTACCACTGTAGAAAACCCCCCCACAAAACAAGACCTGTCACAATTGTCGTTTGAAGTTGGGACCGTGGCAACAAAATTTGTTCGGCCTTTCTAACTATATCATGAGGTCACAATCGCATATACAGAGTACCATACAATTCCGTGTAAAGAATATATTTACCTGTTAATCCAGCACAACCTGATGAGAAAACAATGACTGGTGGGGCCTGCATcccaaaacaataattaaaaaaaaacccaatgAAGTAAACATATAAAAGAAGAGGGAAGAACAAAAAATCAGCGCAGAAGGAAAGCTCCttatcaatttaaaattggACGTATATAACTTTTGTAATATCCTTAACATTAATGTTATTCCCTCATGCACATGACAGACTTATACAAAATAAATGAGGGGTCCATAGTAAAGTGTTTATAGATAACATTTcagtattcaaaatatttacatACGTACAAAAAGAAAACTAGGTTAAATTTAATACAGCTGAGATAGTAAAGTATTAAAATTCAAAGAATACTTAGAATATACAATGACCCAACCCCCACATTATATTCCACGCTTTTTCCACAGAGCCAGATAATATGAATTTTGGCATGTTGCCAGCATTGCACATGATCCTTATGCATATAGCTCTGttattaacattattattatattaacccACCTTTCTTTCTCCATTTGGGCATgcaaataaagaaaagaaatgaactGCAAAGAAAAAGACACAAGACACTACCGTTTTAAGTTGTGGACATTGTTAAGATTTAAGTTAAAACCCTGCGTAAAAAGAAGATCATTCTTTCACACGTGGTATGGAGGATAGTGCGTATGTCATAAAATTATGTCCCCGCATCAACGACCTTGAAAAAGACAATTTGAGAGCGATGCATAAAATTGAAGTGGAAACAGTAACATTACACCATGGATCCTTGATTACTACTTGCAATTGCTTGTTGATCATCACAGAATCAAAGCATAGTGGACATGTCTACACGTAGCTAATTTATACACTAGCACTCTTGCAACATAAATATGAATCATGTTTATCGTGAAAGAGGAATTTGGCCAATTTACAGTCATTCCTACCACAAGAGTCAATCTGAGActgaaaaaaattgtatattgtTGATGCCTGAGGGTACCCAATATCACCAAATGTTCAAGTACTTCCAACTAAAAACATCAATTAATATTACTTGTCCTTACATAAGCATAGAATGCATATCATATAGCAGCACAGAAAAATGCCACGGTTGAGTATAATGATGGTAATCCACAACCCACCATCACCATACCAAGAGAAAAGAAGTTCCAAAACAAACGGTTACAACACCAACTTCTACAACAACAGCAAAAGACTTACACCAATGAGGAAATGTAACCACATAGGTCCTTTGATCCACCTCCTAACAAACGGCATAGCTGTAGAAGGATTGACATTAGAGAATCTAAACACAAAATCTCCATTAAAATTGCAAGAGTTTGTAAAGAACCGAAGAAATTTTCTCATATGGTATAATACACACAATCCCAAATTAACAATAAATCCaatcacatataaaaaaattaatacaccAATCAACATAGTTAAAACAAATCAGTCTGTAACATCCGAAAAAccaaacctacgtaaaccacatgcatgcaaattattttcaattccttaattgttttatttaatttcttttaaatacTTGCATGATAATTATTAAttgattaaaggtatgattgcatgattaaatgattatatgacatgatttcacgaaattgaaggattttacccgaatattctataataggcaggggaatgagaccggagacgaccaaaacaagaataattatttttcattaaataattccaaggtttcctaatatgattaataacgatttaatttttctaaaaatgttagagttcgaattattttacgagtcgaactcgatttttctcgggaagccggttttgggcaaacaagggacttttaaaat
This sequence is a window from Primulina huaijiensis isolate GDHJ02 chromosome 13, ASM1229523v2, whole genome shotgun sequence. Protein-coding genes within it:
- the LOC140991477 gene encoding uncharacterized protein isoform X2, which produces MEEPSSKSRGDLHGLRCQHCAGPLSKEMETSDWTVSPLIRDSFSMIGSAVGGTAGAFYGFNHAMPFVRRWIKGPMWLHFLIGAPPVIVFSSGCAGLTGGSIPALVQLASSSYHAVVSSSPSPPRSSS